A section of the Harmonia axyridis chromosome 2, icHarAxyr1.1, whole genome shotgun sequence genome encodes:
- the LOC123673412 gene encoding uncharacterized protein LOC123673412, protein MKKVLCSKDLTLHLKLRLAKCYVHSVLYYGVEAWTLNADAMRRLNSFEMWTYRRILRVSWKDRITNIEVLRRIGREKEVERTIKERKLQYLGHIMGGEKWNEGLSDQDNLIRLDRALKGKARETVKALLISPSNVSRIINMLEMNFGRPEWIVLSLMEKVKKISPVKEDSLESCIFFSNAVTNMVVTMRNVNSSLYLFNPEMLVNIVEKLPTIQKYNWGKYKYQKDLQGIPTSLEDFANWYEEEVNSMASTSNPFQRSKHMSRKETVSFSKKSEPRKAENSKVCVFCQRTNHKIEECGEFIEKTIPERRQSVMNLRLCFLCLQLGHMANKCFLRTRCGIMGCKGKHSSLLHLARDPNSSYPTLQDKTAASSEFCAKLNDVDQKTLLRIAPVILRGPYNEIKTFALFDEGSTCSMMDENLAMKLNLSGPIVPLRFQWTNNITHFEDESKMVDVDISADSNKQIFYNLKNLRTVKNLSIPNQKINVDLLSQNFPHLNRKILEAVENATPEILIGQDNCGLIISRQVIQPKMNQPIMSKSKLGWTIHGALTDSTDGNEMNHANLCCRHIEDDELHRMVKDSFKLEAFGVNEKIISSVEDRKALEIMNSTAKRIGNRWEIGHLWRNMDVAFPDSKVNALNRLSCMERKMKKDCEFAKQYREKIQDYINKGYARKLELEEITENPRNWFLPHFAVWNVHKPGKIRLVFDAAARSFGYSLNDFLLQGPDFVPSLVSVLWRFRQGKIAFSGDIREMFHQVLIKKEDRCAQRFLWHDENNLGGIPDVYEMNVMIFGAVSSPSVAQFIKNRNAECFEDKFPGISRAMKRQHYVDDYLDSCSTYEEAIQRVRDVIYVHNQAGFEMVKWISNSKRVLESIPKCLRAESEKNIKIDSQEIKRVLGLSWSPETDQFIYSLNFHKIPIEKTSGSIAPTKRKVLRIIMSIFDPFGFLATLIIKANVFCDARDKAYSYVAYFRTEEKEDNTETHVCFVTAEYKVAPLTHQIIPKLELQGAVLACRLSKKIWEEVEHKIRETHYWTDSLVVLKQIRSQSRRFPMFVSCRIGEIHENADVFQWHWDPSEENVADQATKELKNIDLKQDGDWFSGPSFLGKPRKLWYCEGGKNSNEERHL, encoded by the exons ATGAAAAAAGTCCTGTGCAGCAAGGATCTGACATTGCATCTCAAACTGCGATTGGCAAAATGCTATGTACACAGTGTGCTCTATTATGGGGTTGAAGCATGGACGCTAAATGCAGATGCAATGAGGCGTCTTAACTCTTTCGAGATGTGGACCTACCGAAGAATTCTGAGAGTTTCGTGGAAGGATCGTATCACCAACATCGAGGTGCTAAGAAGAATCGGTAGAGAAAAAGAAGTTGAACGTACCATCAAGGAGAGAAAGTTACAATATTTGGGACACATAATGGGAGGCGAGAA gtggaatgaaggATTATCAGACCAGGATAACCTCATTCGTCTTGATAGAGCACTCAAGGGAAAAGCTAGGGAAACTGTTAAAGCTCTTCTAATATCTCCAAGCAATGTTTCAAGGATAATCAATATGCTCGAGATGAATTTTGGTAGACCTGAATGGATTGTTCTATCTCTCATGGAAAAAGTGAAGAAAATCAGCCCTGTAAAAGAAGACAGTTTGGaatcctgtatttttttctcaaacgcAGTTACTAATATGGTGGtcacgatgagaaatgttaattCTTCACTATATTTGTTCAATCCGGAAATGTTAgtgaatattgttgaaaaacttCCCACCATACAAAAGTACAACTggggaaaatataaatatcagaaAGATTTACAGGGAATACCAACATCCCTTGAAGATTTTGCAAATTGGTACGAAGAAGAGGTAAATTCTATGGCTTCTACAAGTAATCCATTCCAGAGAAGTAAACACATGTCAAGGAAagaaacagttagtttttcaaaaaagtccGAGCCGAGAAAGGCAGAAAATTCCAAAGTTTGTGTATTTTGCCAGAGAACGAATCATAAAATAGAGGAATGTGGTGAATTCATAGAGAAGACTATACCAGAAAGAAGACAATCAGTTATGAATTTGAGATTATGTTTTCTATGTCTCCAATTGGGTCACATGGCTAATAAATGTTTCCTCAGAACGAGATGTGGTATAATGGGTTGTAAAGGAAAGCATAGCAGTCTTCTTCATCTGGCAAGAGATCCAAACAGCTCATATCCAACTTTACAAGATAAAACAGCAGCTTCGAGTGAATTTTGTGCGAAATTGAACGATGTGGATCAAAAAACTCTGCTGAGAATAGCACCAGTTATACTTCGTGGGCCTTATAATGAAATCAAGACATTTGCCTTATTCGATGAAGGCTCCACATGCTCGATGATGGATGAAAATTTAGCTATGAAATTGAACCTCTCTGGACCCATCGTTCCACTCCGTTTTCAATGGACAAATAACATTACCCATTTCGAGGATGAATCGAAAATGGTTGATGTTGATATTTCTGCCGACAGCAATAAACAAATCTTCtataatctgaaaaatttgaggACTGTTAAAAACTTGAGTATACCAAACCAGAAAAtcaatgtagatcttttgtcTCAGAATTTCCCACATTTGAACCGGAAAATTCTAGAGGCCGTGGAGAATGCAACTCCAGAAATTCTCATTGGCCAAGACAATTGCGGACTAATTATATCACGTCAGGTCATACAACCAAAAATGAATCAACCTATAATGTCCAAATCTAAATTAGGTTGGACTATTCATGGAGCACTCACTGATTCAACtgatggaaatgaaatgaatcatgcAAATCTTTGTTGCCGACATATTGAAGATGATGAACTCCATCGTATGGTGAAAGATAGTTTCAAGTTAGAAGCTTTCGgagtgaatgaaaaaatcatcagcTCAGTAGAAGATCGCAAAGCACTTGAAATCATGAATAGCACAGCTAAAAGAATTGGTAACCGTTGGGAAATTGGACACCTTTGGAGAAATATGGATGTCGCATTTCCTGACAGCAAAGTAAACGCACTCAACCGTCTTTCCTGcatggagaggaaaatgaagaaagatTGTGAATTCGCAAAGCAGTACCGTGAGAAGATCCAGGATTACATCAACAAGGGTTATGCAAGAAAATTAGAGTTAGAGGAGATTACAGAAAATCCGAGAAACTGGTTTTTACCACATTTTGCAGTGTGGAACGTCCATAAGCCCGGTAAAATTAGACTTGTCTTTGACGCTGCTGCAAGATCATTTGGATATAGCCTCAATGACTTTTTACTACAAGGTCCAGACTTTGTTCCTTCCTTGGTTTCCGTTTTATGGCGCTTTAGGCAGGGAAAAATTGCATTTAGTGGGGACATCAGGGAAATGTTTCACCAAGTGTTAATAAAAAAGGAAGATCGATGTGCTCAACGATTTCTTTGGCATGATGAAAATAACCTTGGTGGAATTCCGGATGTTTATGAAATGAATGTTATGATCTTCGGTGCCGTGTCTTCTCCATCCGTAGCCCAATTCATCAAGAACAGGAATGCTGAATGTTTCGAAGATAAATTCCCTGGAATAAGCAGAGCAATGAAGAGACAACATTATGTTGACGATTATTTGGATTCATGTAGCACATACGAGGAAGCTATTCAAAGAGTACGAGATGTAATTTATGTTCATAATCAAGCTGGTTttgaaatggtgaaatggatTAGTAACTCCAAGAGGGTTCTAGAATCAATTCCAAAATGTCTTCGtgctgaatcagaaaaaaacattaaaattgatTCACAAGAAATCAAAAGAGTTCTTGGATTGTCTTGGTCTCCAGAAACTGACCAATTCATATATTCGCTGAACTTTCAcaaaattcctattgaaaaaacatCAGGATCAATAGCACCAACGAAACGGAAGGTCTTGCGGATCATCATGTCAATATTTGATCCTTTCGGGTTTTTGGCAACTTTGATCATAAAGGCGAATGTGTTTTGTGATGCGCGTGATAAGGCTTATTCCTATGTTGCTTACTTCAGAACAGAAGAAAAGGAGGATAATACTGAAACACATGTCTGCTTTGTTACTGCTGAGTATAAAGTTGCGCCATTGACTCATCAAATCATACCCAAATTAGAGCTACAAGGAGCAGTGTTGGCATGCAGACTATCCAAGAAAATATGGGAAGaagttgaacataaaattcgCGAAACACATTATTGGACTGATTCATTGGTGGTACTTAAACAAATAAGATCCCAGTCGAGAAGGTTTCCTATGTTCGTGTCATGTCGAATAGGAGAAATCCATGAAAATGCAGATGTTTTCCAGTGGCACTGGgatccttctgaagaaaatgtagcAGATCAGGCTaccaaagaattgaaaaatatcgatcTTAAACAAGATGGAGATTGGTTTAGCGGACCATCGTTTTTGGGAAAACCAAGGAAATTATGGTATTGTGAGGGTGGCAAAAATTCAAACGAAGAAAGGCATTTATAA
- the LOC123673413 gene encoding craniofacial development protein 2-like — protein sequence MAQRNDSQQFTNHGFRMPRFGRGRDDINSRASQVVNCLLKIYKSTLKIATWNVRSMYEPGKLRNIEQEMVRLKIDVVGISDTRWIGSGELSTENGRVYYSGNDDTQHRYGVAVILDRNVVKSVTGFIPMSERVMLLQLMTTHGKLNLIQIYAPTADKNEEELENFYSDLQKTLRLTASRDITVVMGDFNAKIGEGRCDSTVGQYGLGVRNERGDRLVEFCQENNLVVTNTFFKLPKRRLYTWKSPADKDNNIVRNQIDYILIKHRYRNAIKTVKAYPGADVSSDHNPLIARFQLQLKKMQNKHKINANLEKATTKSQQNEESAEQQWQFLETALIEPSKKELITSKHKKEDWMTDGILELMDERRRCKSNNNIRYKQLQIQIRRKIREAKETYFSDKCKEIEDLQNKYDNFNLNKKVKELAGMNKRNTSNILLDKEGNIIMETEQKLER from the exons ATGGCTCAGAGAAATGACAGTCAACAGTTCACTAATCATGGTTTTCGGATGCCAAGATTCGGCAGGGGAAGAGATGACATAAACAGCAGGGCTTCCCAGGTCGTCAActgtttgttgaaaatatacaaATCAACTCTTAAAATTGCGACATGGAACGTAAGAAGTATGTACGAGCCTGGAAAGTTAAGAAACATAGAGCAGGAGATGGTGCGACTAAAGATTGATGTTGTTGGAATAAGTGACACAAGATGGATTGGTTCGGGTGAACTTAGTACAGAAAATGGACGAGTTTACTACTCTGGCAATGATGACACTCAACACCGCTATGGAGTGGCCGTAATTCTTGACAGAAACGTAGTAAAATCAGTAACAGGCTTCATACCAATGTCCGAAAGAGTTATGTTGCTACAACTGATGACAACTCACGGAAAACTAAACCTAATACAAATTTATGCTCCTACAGCTGACAAAAACGAAGAAGAGTTAGAAAACTTTTATAGTGACCTTCAAAAGACATTACGACTAACTGCATCTAGAGATATAACAGTAGTTATGGGTGATTTTAATGCTAAAATCGGCGAAGGAAGATGTGACTCTACAGTAGGGCAGTACGGACTTGGTGTACGCAACGAGAGGGGCGATCGTCTTGTTGAATTCTGTCaagaaaataatcttgtggtaaCGAatacgtttttcaaacttcccaAGAGACGTCTGTATACATGGAAATCACCAGCTGACAAAGACAACAACATCGTCAGAAATCAGATCGATTACATCCTAATAAAACACAGATATCGAAACGCAATAAAAACGGTAAAAGCTTACCCTGGTGCGGACGTATCATCTGATCATAATCCTCTTATTGCTAGGTTTCAGTTACAGCTAAAAAAGATGCAAAACAAGCATAAA ATCAACGCAAACTTAGAAAAAGCCACCACCAAATCTCAGCAAAATGAGGAAAGCGCAGAACAACAATGGCAGTTCCTTGAAACAGCACTTATAGAACCAAGTAAAAAGGAACTTATAACAAGCAAACATAAGAAAGAAGATTGGATGACAGACGGAATCTTGGAGTTAATGGATGAAAGAAGAAGATGCAAGTCAAATAACAACATTCGATACAAGCAGCTACAAATCCAAATAAGGCGAAAAATAAGAGAAGCAAAAGAAACATACTTCTCTGATAAATGTAAGGAGATAGAAGATTTACAAAACAAGTATGACAACTTTAATCTAAACAAGAAGGTCAAAGAGCTCGCGGGAATGAATAAAAGAAATACTTCAAATATACTCCTCGACAAAGAAGGAAATATCATAATGGAAACTGAACAAAAACTAGAGCGATGA